Proteins from one Daphnia pulicaria isolate SC F1-1A chromosome 3, SC_F0-13Bv2, whole genome shotgun sequence genomic window:
- the LOC124329338 gene encoding protein Fe65 homolog isoform X2 — MTSPDGNPISIWLDSLVLHNTMFDHCRLAVNNCENGRLSYENPNYQLHLNAVRLEDALNSNTEHYNLNSALLGYSMDVLSPQLSNMDLGMELELARTGSSTSLSGGNATRQRRHYASLDPTSMGVDVQVGPVMNLGSPDFDNNRGVLNNYGTSIDAEQRKSAVERQGTDSSSVDTGSPSASESSCATATACDSEPDRSEEQLPPGWEKHEDDDGPYYWHIKSGTIQREPPENKDSSSQPAMNFQRQVVREAEAISASFTPVVPRSTTSFTLSDLDSIRSKEDMAFKRRSFPVSLGSSASAESRNSGSKSPAIRFSVRSLGWVEIAEEDLTPERSSKAVNRCIVDLSLGRHDLLDVVGRWGDGKDLFMDLDEGSLKLIDTESFAVLNSQPIHTIRVWGVGRDNGRDFAYVARDRVTRKHMCHVFRCDTPARTIANTLRDICKKIMIERNLQHGFGKPAENGSNMAVGTVGSSTLSASRSRPSNLPSEQRRHTSKIGQILLSSQSFPTPMEEPRKVLKAQYIGSLQVRRPSGMETLNDAIDQMASQVPADQWRDVNVAVAPSVVTITDAEDDEKIIVESRVRFLSFLGIGRQVENCGFIVHTANDVYIAHVLCCYPSSGAICKTIEAACKLRYQKCLDAHGALRGRITNSSSTAQTPTGRSLESLSATLKSVFGSITLGSKKTNKASGDS, encoded by the exons ATGACATCTCCCGACGGG AATCCAATTAGCATCTGGCTCGATTCCCTTGTTTTACACAACACCATGTTTGACCATTGTCGACTCGCTGTCAACAATTGCG AGAACGGACGATTGAGTTACGAGAATCCAAACTATCAACTTCATTTGAACGCTGTACGTCTGGAAGACGCTCTAAACTCAAACACGGAACATTATAATTTAAACTCGGCGCTACTTGGCTACAGCATGGACGTCCTATCGCCGCAACTTTCAAACATG GATCTCGGAATGGAGCTGGAATTGGCTCGAACTGGTTCGAGCACCAGCTTGAGTGGCGGTAATGCCACTCGTCAAAGAAGACACTACGCTTCGCTCGATCCGACGTCGATGGGAGTTGACGTCCAAGTTGGTCCAGTGATGAATCTCGGCAGTCCGGATTTCGACAACAATAG GGGCGTGTTGAACAACTATGGCACGTCTATTGATGCTGAACAGCGCAAGTCTGCGGTCGAGAGACAGGGCACTGATAGCAGCAGCGTCGACACGGGCTCTCCGTCCGCATCGGAGAGTAGCTGCGCTACGGCAACTGCTTGCGATAGTGAACCAGACAGAAGCGAAGAGCAACTGCCACCTGGCTGGGAAAAACACGAAG ATGATGATGGACCGTACTATTGGCACATCAAAAGCGGAACTATTCAACGTGAACCACCTGAGAACAAAGATTCCTCGAGCCAACCAGCAATGAATTTTCAACGCCAAGTGGTGCGCGAAGCAGAG GCTATTAGTGCAAGTTTCACTCCGGTGGTTCCCAGAAGCACGACTAGTTTCACACTATCTGATCTGGATAGTATCCGATCCAAAGAGGATATGGCCTTCAA gAGAAGGAGTTTCCCGGTGTCACTCGGTTCCAGCGCTTCTGCCGAATCTCGGAATTCTGGTTCGAAATCGCCAGCCATCCGATTCTCTGTCCGGTCTCTGGGTTGGGTTGAAATAGCCGAAGAAGACCTCACACCTGAGCGTAGTTCCAAGGCCGTCAACCGTTGCATCGTCGACTTGAGTTTGGGTCGGCATGACTTGCTAGACGTTGTCGGCCGTTGGGGAGAT GGCAAGGACTTGTTTATGGATCTCGACGAAGGATCGCTAAAGCTGATTGATACCGAGAGCTTTGCCGTCTTGAACAGTCAACCCATTCACACGATCCGTGTGTGGGGAGTTGGTCGCGACAACGGACG GGATTTCGCTTACGTCGCTCGTGACCGCGTAACACGAAAGCACATGTGCCATGTATTCCGCTGCGACACGCCGGCCCGCACGATTGCCAATACACTCAGGGACATCTGCAAAAAGATCATGATCGAACGTAATCTACAGCACGGCTTCGGTAAACCTGCCGAAAATG GATCTAATATGGCTGTTGGTACTGTGGGTTCTAGCACGCTTTCGGCATCTCGCAGCCGTCCCAGCAACTTACCATCGGAACAGCGACGCCataccagcaaaatcggacagATATTGTTGTCGA GCCAGAGCTTTCCTACGCCGATGGAAGAGCCGCGTAAGGTGCTAAAAGCGCAATACATTGGCAGCCTTCAAGTGCGCCGTCCAAGCGGCATGGAAACACTCAACGACGCCATCGATCAAATGGCCAGCCAAGTTCCAGCCGATCAATGGCGAGACGTTAATGTGGCCGTCGCACCTTCAGTAGTTACCATTACCGATGCTGAG GACGATGAGAAAATTATCGTCGAATCACGTGTTCGATTTCTGTCGTTCCTGGGCATCGGTCGTCAGGTAGAGAACTGTGGTTTCATCGTTCACACAGCCAACGATGTCTACATCGCCCACGTTCTTTGCTGCTATCCTTCATCCGGCGCCATCTGCAAAACAATAGAAGCCGCTTGCAAG TTGCGCTATCAAAAATGCCTGGATGCTCACGGTGCCCTCAGGGGGCGGATCACCAACTCATCGTCGACAGCCCAAACGCCAACGGGCCGCAGTCTGGAATCACTGAGTGCTACTCTCAAATCAGTCTTCGGTTCCATAACTCTAGGCTCGAAGAAGACGAACAAAGCTAGCGGCGATTCGTGA
- the LOC124329338 gene encoding protein Fe65 homolog isoform X4: MDVLSPQLSNMDLGMELELARTGSSTSLSGGNATRQRRHYASLDPTSMGVDVQVGPVMNLGSPDFDNNRGVLNNYGTSIDAEQRKSAVERQGTDSSSVDTGSPSASESSCATATACDSEPDRSEEQLPPGWEKHEDDDGPYYWHIKSGTIQREPPENKDSSSQPAMNFQRQVVREAEAISASFTPVVPRSTTSFTLSDLDSIRSKEDMAFKRRSFPVSLGSSASAESRNSGSKSPAIRFSVRSLGWVEIAEEDLTPERSSKAVNRCIVDLSLGRHDLLDVVGRWGDGKDLFMDLDEGSLKLIDTESFAVLNSQPIHTIRVWGVGRDNGRERDFAYVARDRVTRKHMCHVFRCDTPARTIANTLRDICKKIMIERNLQHGFGKPAENGSNMAVGTVGSSTLSASRSRPSNLPSEQRRHTSKIGQILLSSQSFPTPMEEPRKVLKAQYIGSLQVRRPSGMETLNDAIDQMASQVPADQWRDVNVAVAPSVVTITDAEDDEKIIVESRVRFLSFLGIGRQVENCGFIVHTANDVYIAHVLCCYPSSGAICKTIEAACKLRYQKCLDAHGALRGRITNSSSTAQTPTGRSLESLSATLKSVFGSITLGSKKTNKASGDS; the protein is encoded by the exons ATGGACGTCCTATCGCCGCAACTTTCAAACATG GATCTCGGAATGGAGCTGGAATTGGCTCGAACTGGTTCGAGCACCAGCTTGAGTGGCGGTAATGCCACTCGTCAAAGAAGACACTACGCTTCGCTCGATCCGACGTCGATGGGAGTTGACGTCCAAGTTGGTCCAGTGATGAATCTCGGCAGTCCGGATTTCGACAACAATAG GGGCGTGTTGAACAACTATGGCACGTCTATTGATGCTGAACAGCGCAAGTCTGCGGTCGAGAGACAGGGCACTGATAGCAGCAGCGTCGACACGGGCTCTCCGTCCGCATCGGAGAGTAGCTGCGCTACGGCAACTGCTTGCGATAGTGAACCAGACAGAAGCGAAGAGCAACTGCCACCTGGCTGGGAAAAACACGAAG ATGATGATGGACCGTACTATTGGCACATCAAAAGCGGAACTATTCAACGTGAACCACCTGAGAACAAAGATTCCTCGAGCCAACCAGCAATGAATTTTCAACGCCAAGTGGTGCGCGAAGCAGAG GCTATTAGTGCAAGTTTCACTCCGGTGGTTCCCAGAAGCACGACTAGTTTCACACTATCTGATCTGGATAGTATCCGATCCAAAGAGGATATGGCCTTCAA gAGAAGGAGTTTCCCGGTGTCACTCGGTTCCAGCGCTTCTGCCGAATCTCGGAATTCTGGTTCGAAATCGCCAGCCATCCGATTCTCTGTCCGGTCTCTGGGTTGGGTTGAAATAGCCGAAGAAGACCTCACACCTGAGCGTAGTTCCAAGGCCGTCAACCGTTGCATCGTCGACTTGAGTTTGGGTCGGCATGACTTGCTAGACGTTGTCGGCCGTTGGGGAGAT GGCAAGGACTTGTTTATGGATCTCGACGAAGGATCGCTAAAGCTGATTGATACCGAGAGCTTTGCCGTCTTGAACAGTCAACCCATTCACACGATCCGTGTGTGGGGAGTTGGTCGCGACAACGGACG ggaaag GGATTTCGCTTACGTCGCTCGTGACCGCGTAACACGAAAGCACATGTGCCATGTATTCCGCTGCGACACGCCGGCCCGCACGATTGCCAATACACTCAGGGACATCTGCAAAAAGATCATGATCGAACGTAATCTACAGCACGGCTTCGGTAAACCTGCCGAAAATG GATCTAATATGGCTGTTGGTACTGTGGGTTCTAGCACGCTTTCGGCATCTCGCAGCCGTCCCAGCAACTTACCATCGGAACAGCGACGCCataccagcaaaatcggacagATATTGTTGTCGA GCCAGAGCTTTCCTACGCCGATGGAAGAGCCGCGTAAGGTGCTAAAAGCGCAATACATTGGCAGCCTTCAAGTGCGCCGTCCAAGCGGCATGGAAACACTCAACGACGCCATCGATCAAATGGCCAGCCAAGTTCCAGCCGATCAATGGCGAGACGTTAATGTGGCCGTCGCACCTTCAGTAGTTACCATTACCGATGCTGAG GACGATGAGAAAATTATCGTCGAATCACGTGTTCGATTTCTGTCGTTCCTGGGCATCGGTCGTCAGGTAGAGAACTGTGGTTTCATCGTTCACACAGCCAACGATGTCTACATCGCCCACGTTCTTTGCTGCTATCCTTCATCCGGCGCCATCTGCAAAACAATAGAAGCCGCTTGCAAG TTGCGCTATCAAAAATGCCTGGATGCTCACGGTGCCCTCAGGGGGCGGATCACCAACTCATCGTCGACAGCCCAAACGCCAACGGGCCGCAGTCTGGAATCACTGAGTGCTACTCTCAAATCAGTCTTCGGTTCCATAACTCTAGGCTCGAAGAAGACGAACAAAGCTAGCGGCGATTCGTGA
- the LOC124329338 gene encoding protein Fe65 homolog isoform X3 has product MGDQSIPGQDEDIFLENGRLSYENPNYQLHLNAVRLEDALNSNTEHYNLNSALLGYSMDVLSPQLSNMDLGMELELARTGSSTSLSGGNATRQRRHYASLDPTSMGVDVQVGPVMNLGSPDFDNNRGVLNNYGTSIDAEQRKSAVERQGTDSSSVDTGSPSASESSCATATACDSEPDRSEEQLPPGWEKHEDDDGPYYWHIKSGTIQREPPENKDSSSQPAMNFQRQVVREAEAISASFTPVVPRSTTSFTLSDLDSIRSKEDMAFKRRSFPVSLGSSASAESRNSGSKSPAIRFSVRSLGWVEIAEEDLTPERSSKAVNRCIVDLSLGRHDLLDVVGRWGDGKDLFMDLDEGSLKLIDTESFAVLNSQPIHTIRVWGVGRDNGRERDFAYVARDRVTRKHMCHVFRCDTPARTIANTLRDICKKIMIERNLQHGFGKPAENGSNMAVGTVGSSTLSASRSRPSNLPSEQRRHTSKIGQILLSSQSFPTPMEEPRKVLKAQYIGSLQVRRPSGMETLNDAIDQMASQVPADQWRDVNVAVAPSVVTITDAEDDEKIIVESRVRFLSFLGIGRQVENCGFIVHTANDVYIAHVLCCYPSSGAICKTIEAACKLRYQKCLDAHGALRGRITNSSSTAQTPTGRSLESLSATLKSVFGSITLGSKKTNKASGDS; this is encoded by the exons ATGGGCGACCAGTCGATTCCTGGCCAAGACGAAGACATTTTCTTAG AGAACGGACGATTGAGTTACGAGAATCCAAACTATCAACTTCATTTGAACGCTGTACGTCTGGAAGACGCTCTAAACTCAAACACGGAACATTATAATTTAAACTCGGCGCTACTTGGCTACAGCATGGACGTCCTATCGCCGCAACTTTCAAACATG GATCTCGGAATGGAGCTGGAATTGGCTCGAACTGGTTCGAGCACCAGCTTGAGTGGCGGTAATGCCACTCGTCAAAGAAGACACTACGCTTCGCTCGATCCGACGTCGATGGGAGTTGACGTCCAAGTTGGTCCAGTGATGAATCTCGGCAGTCCGGATTTCGACAACAATAG GGGCGTGTTGAACAACTATGGCACGTCTATTGATGCTGAACAGCGCAAGTCTGCGGTCGAGAGACAGGGCACTGATAGCAGCAGCGTCGACACGGGCTCTCCGTCCGCATCGGAGAGTAGCTGCGCTACGGCAACTGCTTGCGATAGTGAACCAGACAGAAGCGAAGAGCAACTGCCACCTGGCTGGGAAAAACACGAAG ATGATGATGGACCGTACTATTGGCACATCAAAAGCGGAACTATTCAACGTGAACCACCTGAGAACAAAGATTCCTCGAGCCAACCAGCAATGAATTTTCAACGCCAAGTGGTGCGCGAAGCAGAG GCTATTAGTGCAAGTTTCACTCCGGTGGTTCCCAGAAGCACGACTAGTTTCACACTATCTGATCTGGATAGTATCCGATCCAAAGAGGATATGGCCTTCAA gAGAAGGAGTTTCCCGGTGTCACTCGGTTCCAGCGCTTCTGCCGAATCTCGGAATTCTGGTTCGAAATCGCCAGCCATCCGATTCTCTGTCCGGTCTCTGGGTTGGGTTGAAATAGCCGAAGAAGACCTCACACCTGAGCGTAGTTCCAAGGCCGTCAACCGTTGCATCGTCGACTTGAGTTTGGGTCGGCATGACTTGCTAGACGTTGTCGGCCGTTGGGGAGAT GGCAAGGACTTGTTTATGGATCTCGACGAAGGATCGCTAAAGCTGATTGATACCGAGAGCTTTGCCGTCTTGAACAGTCAACCCATTCACACGATCCGTGTGTGGGGAGTTGGTCGCGACAACGGACG ggaaag GGATTTCGCTTACGTCGCTCGTGACCGCGTAACACGAAAGCACATGTGCCATGTATTCCGCTGCGACACGCCGGCCCGCACGATTGCCAATACACTCAGGGACATCTGCAAAAAGATCATGATCGAACGTAATCTACAGCACGGCTTCGGTAAACCTGCCGAAAATG GATCTAATATGGCTGTTGGTACTGTGGGTTCTAGCACGCTTTCGGCATCTCGCAGCCGTCCCAGCAACTTACCATCGGAACAGCGACGCCataccagcaaaatcggacagATATTGTTGTCGA GCCAGAGCTTTCCTACGCCGATGGAAGAGCCGCGTAAGGTGCTAAAAGCGCAATACATTGGCAGCCTTCAAGTGCGCCGTCCAAGCGGCATGGAAACACTCAACGACGCCATCGATCAAATGGCCAGCCAAGTTCCAGCCGATCAATGGCGAGACGTTAATGTGGCCGTCGCACCTTCAGTAGTTACCATTACCGATGCTGAG GACGATGAGAAAATTATCGTCGAATCACGTGTTCGATTTCTGTCGTTCCTGGGCATCGGTCGTCAGGTAGAGAACTGTGGTTTCATCGTTCACACAGCCAACGATGTCTACATCGCCCACGTTCTTTGCTGCTATCCTTCATCCGGCGCCATCTGCAAAACAATAGAAGCCGCTTGCAAG TTGCGCTATCAAAAATGCCTGGATGCTCACGGTGCCCTCAGGGGGCGGATCACCAACTCATCGTCGACAGCCCAAACGCCAACGGGCCGCAGTCTGGAATCACTGAGTGCTACTCTCAAATCAGTCTTCGGTTCCATAACTCTAGGCTCGAAGAAGACGAACAAAGCTAGCGGCGATTCGTGA
- the LOC124329341 gene encoding dihydroorotate dehydrogenase (quinone), mitochondrial-like yields the protein MYSRKEKLIKQLTALVTVTLGGTATFASLCIWNGNESFFSDYVMPFTRRLDPETSHKLAVFAMKHCLIKKQVKPDPESIATRLWGMNFSNPIGLAAGFDKQAEAMQGLHRTGFGFVEIGSVTPEPQDGNKKPRVFRLDEDKAIINRYGFNSEGHEAVYSRVKMEGEKPERAVIGVNLGKNKLSAMEDVGDYVDGVKKFGAIADYLVINVSSPNTAGLRGLQQKNELENLISCVLEARNNLGVTKLPPLLLKIAPDLNEEERKDIANVILKDHCRVDGIIVCNTTTSRPSDLKSEFKDQTGGLSGQPLKDISTRCIGDFYRLTGGQIPIIGVGGVATGQDAFEKILAGASLVQLYTSFAFQGPPIVRRIKRELDEILRSKGYKNISEAIGKSALSS from the exons atgtattcgcgaaaagaaaaactcatt AAACAACTTACAGCACTAGTGACTGTAACTTTAGGAGGAACTGCAACTTTTGCTAGTCTTTGTATTTGGAATGGCAACGAGAGCTTTTTTTCCGATTATGTAATGCCCTTCACTCGTCGTCTTGATCCAGAGACATCTCATAAACTTGCCGTGTTTGCCATGAAACATTGTCTCATTAAAAAACAAGTGAAACCTGATCCAGAATCTATA GCCACCAGGTTGTGGgggatgaatttttcaaaccCTATTGGATTGGCTGCAGGGTTTGACAAACAAGCAGAAGCTATGCAAGGGTTACACAGAACAGGGTTTGGATTTGTTGAGATTGGTTCTGTTACCCCAGAGCCTCaagatggaaataaaaaacctaGAGTATTTCGACTTGATGAAGACAAAGCCATCATAaacag ATATGGATTCAACTCTGAAGGCCATGAAGCAGTATACAGTAGAGTGAAGATGGAAGGAGAAAAGCCAGAAAGAGCTGTTATAGGAGTTAATTTAGGAAAGAACAAACTATCCGCTATGGAAGATGTAGGAGATTATGTCGATGGAGTGAaaaaatttggtgccattGCTGATTATCTAGTCATCAACGTATCCAGCCCTAATACTGCGGGGCTGAGGGGACTCCAGCAAAAAAACGAGCTAGAGAATCTCATTTCCTGTGTTTTGGAAGCTAGAAACAATCTTGGAGTTACTAAACTGCCTCCACTTCTGCTCAAAATTGCGCCAGATCTCAatgaagaggaaagaaaagatattGCCAACGTCATTTTGAAGGATCAT TGTCGTGTAGATGGTATTATCGTGTGTAACACTACCACCAGTCGACCATCTGATCTAAAGAGCGAATTCAAAGATCAAACTGGTGGCCTGAGTGGTCAACCATTAAAGGACATTTCCACTCGCTGTATCGGAGATTTCTATCGTCTGACAGGCGGCCAAATTCCTATTATTGGTGTCGGTGGTGTTGCTACCGGCCAGGATGCTTTCGAAAAGATTCTGGCTGGCGCCAGTCTTGTCCAATTATACACTTCCTTTGCTTTTCAAGGTCCACCTATCGTCAGGCGAATCAAACGCGAATTGGATGAAATTTTAAG ATCGAAAGGATACAAAAATATCTCGGAAGCCATTGGAAAATCTGCGTTGAgtagttaa
- the LOC124328307 gene encoding putative fatty acyl-CoA reductase CG5065, with amino-acid sequence MSENTNMEQLSIPEFYKGRSVFITGATGFMGKVLVEKLLRSCPEVDRIYLLMRPSKGQSVECRLEDLINNQIFDGVRKQEPNALTKIVAVTGDVTLPGYGLSAFDLNLLIQNVSIVFNSAATIKFNEELKDAIEMNVKGPMQLLEICRQMKRLVAFVHVSTAFNNLDREEMKEQVYHSKVDPVKLIQLLDCLDDNAVKKIAPQLLGNSPNTYTYTKALAEQLLEEQCGSVPLAIVRPSIVTAALKEPIPGWVDNFNGATGTIAAVGKGFFRVMKINADLVADIIPVDYPINLMIAVAWHLATRRPNEVPVYSCTTGHRNPLTWGGLKRYTLQSWLKFPAQDMMWYPSALYTINDAWYKMNEVLFHTIPAHLFDLFYSMTGKRTRWVRMYAKATLAFSALEFFTTHQWRFLSNNPIRLLEEMSNQDKKTFYFDVREIEWKSYFDVFIQGARRFVLKDDPSTLPLARRNLSRLYVARMFLRLLFFFGLFTVLWRSFRPFLLPVTAAFFLIEFLSDKS; translated from the exons ATGTCAGAAAATACAAATATGGAGCAATTAAGTATACCCGAATTTTACAAAGGCCGATCCGTGTTCATCACCGGCGCAACGGGTTTCATGGGCAAGGTGTTAGTGGAGAAGCTTTTACGATCCTGCCCCGAAGTTGATCGAATTTACTTGTTGATGAGACCATCAAAGGGCCAAAGTGTCGAGTGTCGTCTTGAGGATCTAATCAACAATCAG ATATTCGACGGGGTCAGGAAACAAGAGCCAAATGCATTGACAAAAATTGTAGCCGTGACAGGCGATGTGACCCTGCCCGGATACGGTTTATCGGCATTCGACTTGAATCTATTGATTCAAAATGTTTCTATCGTCTTCAACTCTGCCGCTACCATTAAATTCAACGAAGAACTCAAAGATGCCATCGAGATGAACGTCAAAGGTCCTATGCAGTTACTAGAAATTTGCCGACAGATGAAACGCCTTGTG GCTTTTGTTCACGTATCGACGGCTTTTAACAATCTCGACcgagaagaaatgaaagaacagGTTTACCATTCGAAAGTTGATCCCGtcaaattgattcaattgctTGACTGCCTCGACGACAACGCAGTAAAAAAGATCGCACCACA ACTTTTGGGCAATTCCCCCAACACATATACCTACACAAAAGCATTGGCCGAGCAACTTCTCGAGGAACAATGCGGAAGCGTTCCATTGGCAATTGTAAGACCCTCAATAGTTACTGCAGCCCTCAAAGAACCCATTCCCGGTTGGGTTGACAATTTCAACGGGGCAACAG GAACGATCGCTGCGGTCGGGAAGGGATTTTTCCGTGTCATGAAAATCAACGCAGATCTAGTCGCAGACATAATTCCTGTTGATTACCCAATCAATTTAATGATTGCCGTGGCTTGGCACTTAGCCACTCGCAG ACCAAACGAAGTTCCGGTTTACAGTTGTACAACTGGCCATCGAAACCCTTTAACTTGGGGTGGTCTGAAACGTTATACCTTGCAGTCTTGGTTGAAATTCCCTGCCCAAGATATGATGTGGTACCCTAGCGCCCTTTACACAATTAACGACGCTTGGTACAAAATGAACGAAGTTTTGTTCCATACCATTCCGGCACACTTGTTCGACTTGTTTTATTCTATGACGGGCAAACGCACTCGATGG GTCCGAATGTATGCCAAAGCAACTCTAGCTTTTTCTGCATTGGAGTTTTTTACGACGCATCAATGGAGATTCCTTAGTAATAACCCGATTCGTTTGTTGGAGGAAATGTCCAACCAAGACAAGAAAACTTTCTATTTTGATGTCCGCGAAATTGAATGGAAAAGCTACTTCGATGTTTTCATACAGGGAGCTCGGAGGTTCGTTCTTAAAGACGACCCAAGCACTCTGCCCCTCGCAAGACGCAACCTTAGCAG GCTGTACGTGGCACGGATGTTTCTGcgtctactttttttcttcggttTATTCACTGTATTGTGGCGCTCTTTCAGACCATTTTTACTACCTGTAACTGCAGCGTTTTTCTTAATCGAGTTTTTATCTGATAAGTCTTAG
- the LOC124329338 gene encoding protein Fe65 homolog isoform X1: protein MTSPDGNPISIWLDSLVLHNTMFDHCRLAVNNCENGRLSYENPNYQLHLNAVRLEDALNSNTEHYNLNSALLGYSMDVLSPQLSNMDLGMELELARTGSSTSLSGGNATRQRRHYASLDPTSMGVDVQVGPVMNLGSPDFDNNRGVLNNYGTSIDAEQRKSAVERQGTDSSSVDTGSPSASESSCATATACDSEPDRSEEQLPPGWEKHEDDDGPYYWHIKSGTIQREPPENKDSSSQPAMNFQRQVVREAEAISASFTPVVPRSTTSFTLSDLDSIRSKEDMAFKRRSFPVSLGSSASAESRNSGSKSPAIRFSVRSLGWVEIAEEDLTPERSSKAVNRCIVDLSLGRHDLLDVVGRWGDGKDLFMDLDEGSLKLIDTESFAVLNSQPIHTIRVWGVGRDNGRERDFAYVARDRVTRKHMCHVFRCDTPARTIANTLRDICKKIMIERNLQHGFGKPAENGSNMAVGTVGSSTLSASRSRPSNLPSEQRRHTSKIGQILLSSQSFPTPMEEPRKVLKAQYIGSLQVRRPSGMETLNDAIDQMASQVPADQWRDVNVAVAPSVVTITDAEDDEKIIVESRVRFLSFLGIGRQVENCGFIVHTANDVYIAHVLCCYPSSGAICKTIEAACKLRYQKCLDAHGALRGRITNSSSTAQTPTGRSLESLSATLKSVFGSITLGSKKTNKASGDS, encoded by the exons ATGACATCTCCCGACGGG AATCCAATTAGCATCTGGCTCGATTCCCTTGTTTTACACAACACCATGTTTGACCATTGTCGACTCGCTGTCAACAATTGCG AGAACGGACGATTGAGTTACGAGAATCCAAACTATCAACTTCATTTGAACGCTGTACGTCTGGAAGACGCTCTAAACTCAAACACGGAACATTATAATTTAAACTCGGCGCTACTTGGCTACAGCATGGACGTCCTATCGCCGCAACTTTCAAACATG GATCTCGGAATGGAGCTGGAATTGGCTCGAACTGGTTCGAGCACCAGCTTGAGTGGCGGTAATGCCACTCGTCAAAGAAGACACTACGCTTCGCTCGATCCGACGTCGATGGGAGTTGACGTCCAAGTTGGTCCAGTGATGAATCTCGGCAGTCCGGATTTCGACAACAATAG GGGCGTGTTGAACAACTATGGCACGTCTATTGATGCTGAACAGCGCAAGTCTGCGGTCGAGAGACAGGGCACTGATAGCAGCAGCGTCGACACGGGCTCTCCGTCCGCATCGGAGAGTAGCTGCGCTACGGCAACTGCTTGCGATAGTGAACCAGACAGAAGCGAAGAGCAACTGCCACCTGGCTGGGAAAAACACGAAG ATGATGATGGACCGTACTATTGGCACATCAAAAGCGGAACTATTCAACGTGAACCACCTGAGAACAAAGATTCCTCGAGCCAACCAGCAATGAATTTTCAACGCCAAGTGGTGCGCGAAGCAGAG GCTATTAGTGCAAGTTTCACTCCGGTGGTTCCCAGAAGCACGACTAGTTTCACACTATCTGATCTGGATAGTATCCGATCCAAAGAGGATATGGCCTTCAA gAGAAGGAGTTTCCCGGTGTCACTCGGTTCCAGCGCTTCTGCCGAATCTCGGAATTCTGGTTCGAAATCGCCAGCCATCCGATTCTCTGTCCGGTCTCTGGGTTGGGTTGAAATAGCCGAAGAAGACCTCACACCTGAGCGTAGTTCCAAGGCCGTCAACCGTTGCATCGTCGACTTGAGTTTGGGTCGGCATGACTTGCTAGACGTTGTCGGCCGTTGGGGAGAT GGCAAGGACTTGTTTATGGATCTCGACGAAGGATCGCTAAAGCTGATTGATACCGAGAGCTTTGCCGTCTTGAACAGTCAACCCATTCACACGATCCGTGTGTGGGGAGTTGGTCGCGACAACGGACG ggaaag GGATTTCGCTTACGTCGCTCGTGACCGCGTAACACGAAAGCACATGTGCCATGTATTCCGCTGCGACACGCCGGCCCGCACGATTGCCAATACACTCAGGGACATCTGCAAAAAGATCATGATCGAACGTAATCTACAGCACGGCTTCGGTAAACCTGCCGAAAATG GATCTAATATGGCTGTTGGTACTGTGGGTTCTAGCACGCTTTCGGCATCTCGCAGCCGTCCCAGCAACTTACCATCGGAACAGCGACGCCataccagcaaaatcggacagATATTGTTGTCGA GCCAGAGCTTTCCTACGCCGATGGAAGAGCCGCGTAAGGTGCTAAAAGCGCAATACATTGGCAGCCTTCAAGTGCGCCGTCCAAGCGGCATGGAAACACTCAACGACGCCATCGATCAAATGGCCAGCCAAGTTCCAGCCGATCAATGGCGAGACGTTAATGTGGCCGTCGCACCTTCAGTAGTTACCATTACCGATGCTGAG GACGATGAGAAAATTATCGTCGAATCACGTGTTCGATTTCTGTCGTTCCTGGGCATCGGTCGTCAGGTAGAGAACTGTGGTTTCATCGTTCACACAGCCAACGATGTCTACATCGCCCACGTTCTTTGCTGCTATCCTTCATCCGGCGCCATCTGCAAAACAATAGAAGCCGCTTGCAAG TTGCGCTATCAAAAATGCCTGGATGCTCACGGTGCCCTCAGGGGGCGGATCACCAACTCATCGTCGACAGCCCAAACGCCAACGGGCCGCAGTCTGGAATCACTGAGTGCTACTCTCAAATCAGTCTTCGGTTCCATAACTCTAGGCTCGAAGAAGACGAACAAAGCTAGCGGCGATTCGTGA